From a region of the Triticum aestivum cultivar Chinese Spring chromosome 7D, IWGSC CS RefSeq v2.1, whole genome shotgun sequence genome:
- the LOC123164692 gene encoding uncharacterized protein, whose amino-acid sequence MLHLRKLFLSASHVRTPSLSPLSPLHRLLAATAPASPEPFAVEDYLVTTCGLSRPKARKASKKLAHLKSPSKIDAVLAFLAALGISPSGTAAIVAADPQFLCADVELNLAKRVAELTVLGLKRSQIARLIPLARATFRSSSLGPNLAFWLPVFGSFEKLLGAIKVNGGILGADLEKVAKPNLAILQQCGISVQEFSDTYLTRVLTRLPEYVQSAVLYIDKLGVPRDSPMFRYAIMAFAFQSQEKIDRKMGILEMLGWSQDDVLTAVRKMPCILTMSEERMQTAVNFLTRDVGLEIPYIAQRPVLVMYSYERRLLPRHSLLNILNSKDLLYPELDFYSIVALTEKKFLDKYVHPYEKSIPGLAATYASYCAEKVPNEVST is encoded by the coding sequence ATGCTCCATCTCCGGAAGCTCTTCCTCTCCGCATCTCATGTCCGCACACCCTCCCTCTCGCCCCTTTCCCCgctccaccgcctcctcgccgccaccgCACCCGCATCCCCAGAGCCGTTCGCCGTCGAGGACTACCTCGTCACCACCTGCGGCCTCTCCCGGCCCAAGGCGCGCAAGGCGTCCAAGAAGCTCGCCCACCTCAAGTCCCCCTCCAAGATCGACGCCGTCCTCGCCTTCCTCGCCGCGCTCGGCATCTCCCCCTCAGGcaccgccgccatcgtcgccgccgacCCGCAGTTCCTCTGCGCCGATGTGGAGCTGAACCTGGCCAAGCGCGTCGCCGAGCTCACGGTCCTCGGCCTCAAGCGCTCCCAGATCGCGCGTCTCATCCCGCTCGCCCGCGCCACCTTCCGCAGCTCCTCCCTCGGCCCCAACCTCGCCTTCTGGCTCCCGGTCTTCGGCTCCTTCGAGAAGCTCCTCGGGGCCATCAAGGTGAACGGCGGCATCCTCGGAGCGGACCTCGAGAAGGTCGCCAAGCCCAACCTGGCCATCCTCCAGCAATGCGGGATAAGTGTCCAAGAATTTTCAGATACATACCTTACCCGGGTGCTCACTCGGCTCCCCGAGTACGTCCAGAGTGCCGTGCTATACATCGATAAGCTTGGCGTGCCCCGGGATTCCCCAATGTTTCGCTATGCGATCATGGCGTTCGCGTTTCAGAGCCAGGAGAAAATTGACAGGAAAATGGGGATCCTTGAAATGCTTGGTtggtcacaggatgatgtgttgACTGCTGTGAGGAAGATGCCGTGTATCCTCACTATGTCCGAGGAAAGGATGCAGACAGCTGTGAATTTCTTGACAAGGGATGTTGGGCTGGAGATACCCTATATAGCTCAAAGGCCAGTTCTGGTCATGTATAGCTATGAGCGCCGGTTGCTGCCACGGCATTCCTTGCTAAATATTCTCAACTCGAAGGATTTGCTTTATCCTGAGCTTGACTTCTATTCTATTGTTGCACTAACTGAGAAGAAGTTTCTGGACAAGTATGTGCATCCTTATGAGAAGAGTATTCCAGGCCTTGCTGCAACTTATGCATCTTACTGTGCTGAGAAGGTGCCGAATGAAGTTTCTACCTGA